In one window of Juglans regia cultivar Chandler chromosome 3, Walnut 2.0, whole genome shotgun sequence DNA:
- the LOC109021596 gene encoding probable membrane-associated kinase regulator 4, translating to MATNQPSYYNHADEDYIDMELSSSSNFFCYSIRSPPQTREFEFQMTSISHEKEPTTSPADELFYRGNLLPLHLPPRLQMVRKILESSSSTTTEHDKAAHEEEALEENYGIPLIISSSTTPTNTSTPLESCNISPSESCRVSTELNPGEYFFQWPTETSGFINGDRPKRSWSKKLKQIKQFALGQKLKASRSYLKSLFSKSGCSNESSCAKAAACNVEAKVPSKEEDCLQQFTKAAKKNPFDGYQISTTLMKSIEREMLEESVTTHRRSFSGVIQRPSATKSSSSSTSSSGSSSFSFGSSGFYDLQLLKRSCSANSETEGSIEEAIAHCKQSQRLYSSPRVASEAGVCSQLFASRTAVCEDINEQRRGFCSI from the coding sequence ATGGCTACAAACCAACCTTCATATTATAACCATGCAGATGAAGATTATATTGATATGGAGCTGAGCTCTTCTTCCAACTTCTTCTGTTACTCAATTCGTTCTCCACCACAAACCAGAGAATTTGAGTTTCAAATGACTTCAATTTCACATGAAAAAGAACCCACAACTTCTCCAGCAGATGAGCTTTTCTACAGAGGAAATCTCCTTCCTCTTCACCTCCCTCCTCGCTTGCAAATGGTTCGAAAAATCCTCGAGAGTTCTTCCAGCACAACCACTGAACATGATAAAGCTGCTCATGAAGAAGAAGCCTTGGAAGAAAACTATGGCATTCCTTTGATCATCAGTAGCTCCACCACACCTACTAATACCAGTACCCCACTTGAATCCTGCAACATTTCACCATCGGAGTCTTGCCGGGTTAGCACTGAACTAAACCCAGGTGAGTATTTTTTCCAATGGCCAACTGAAACGAGTGGATTCATTAATGGTGATCGTCCAAAGAGGTCTTGGTCCAAGAAGCTGAAGCAAATCAAGCAATTCGCACTGGGTCAAAAGCTCAAGGCTTCAAGATCATATCTCAAGTCTTTGTTCAGCAAATCTGGTTGTTCAAATGAATCCTCCTGTGCCAAGGCAGCAGCTTGTAATGTAGAAGCAAAAGTTCCCTCAAAGGAAGAGGACTGTCTGCAACAGTTCACGAAGGCAGCCAAGAAAAACCCATTTGACGGATACCAGATATCAACGACTTTGATGAAGAGCATTGAAAGAGAGATGCTGGAGGAAAGTGTTACTACCCACAGGAGGTCATTTTCTGGCGTGATTCAACGGCCTTCTGCGACGAAGTCTTCATCTTCGTCTACATCTTCATCTggttcttcatctttttcattTGGTTCAAGCGGTTTTTACGATTTGCAGCTGCTCAAGAGGAGTTGCAGCGCAAATTCAGAGACAGAAGGTTCGATAGAGGAAGCAATCGCTCACTGTAAACAGTCTCAGCGGCTGTATAGTTCTCCAAGGGTAGCCAGTGAAGCTGGTGTTTGTTCACAGCTGTTTGCTTCAAGGACTGCAGTTTGTGAGGATATTAATGAACAAAGAAGAGGATTTTGCAGCATCTGA